DNA from Mycobacterium bourgelatii:
CAGGCTGACGCGACCCGCTCCGCCCGCGACACCCGAAAAGATCACGGCGCCAACGGCGATCCCGGACGGGCAGGTGAACCGGTCAAAGGCGGTCTGCGTCGCGGTCGTTGCATTCACCAGCCCGATGCCGGTCATCGCGACGATGACCTTCTTGCCGCCGAGCGTGCCGAGGTAGAAGTGCCTGCGATTGGCGACAACGACTGGGTTGGGGTCAAGCGTGGTGTGGGACAAGACCGCATCGGCCTCGGCGGGAAAGGCGGTCAGCACCAGTGTGCGCAGTTCGCAGGCGCTCACGGCAAGGCTGTCTCCTGGATCGGCCTCCGAATCCGCAGCGGCGACACTGACGCCCACGCAGCACCCGGCTGCCACACCGACGAGCGCGCGGAGAGACTTGTGCACGATTCCCCCTGCGTCGGCGGACATTCGACGGCCATCTGCAGAATTGTCGCGCGACACGGCGAAGCCGCCGAGAATCGTTATCGTTCCTTTTGTTTAGCGATGTCCGGGCGTTACAGCCGCTCGGTAGCGACGCCGCCGATGACCCGCGTGTTGATCATCAACGGCAATCGCGGGCCACCCTAAGCTCACCGGGGTGACGAGACAGCGGGGGCGCAGCGCGCTCAGAAAGACTTTGGCCGTTATCGCGCTGGCACTCACCGTCGGCGGGTGCACATCCTCGACCCCGTCCGGCCCGGCCGCATCCGCACCGTCGGGCGCTCCGGCGCCGAGCAATGCCGTGGCGGGCATCAAGGTGCCCGATGCGTTCACGCCGCTGACCGTCGCGCCGATCAGCCAGCCGACGTTCCCGTTCCCGGGCACCGACAACAAGTACCACCTGGCCTTCGACGTACAGCTCACCAACTCCACCGCCGCACCCGCCACCCTCTCCGCCGTCGATGTCGTCGACGCCGGCGACCCGAACAAGGTGCTGGCATCGTTCGGCGGAGTCCAACTGGTCGATCCCGCCTGCAACTACGGAAACTGCAACCGGCTACGCCAACTCACCCAAGAACCGTCGACCGATGCGGACATCGCGCCACAGACGTCGCGGACACTGCTCATCGACTTCGCGCTGGACAAGCCCGAACAGTTTCCGAAAGCGGTGATGCTGCGCCTGCACGGCACCGGCGCGGCGCATCCGGGAGCCAAGGATGCGGGGCCGTTCGTCACGCTGGGCTACCCGTTCGACATCTCGGCCGGCAAGCCAAGACAGATCGCTCCCCCGCTGCGGGGCAACAACTGGGTCGCCTTCAACGGTTGTTGCGATCCGGGCTGGGGACACCGCGACGCCATCCTCCCGGTCAACATGAAGCTCAACAACAGCCAGCGCTTTGCGATCGACTGGATGCGCACCGACGATCAGGGCAACTTCTACACCGGCGACCGGACCAAGAACGAAAGCTATGTCAGCTTTGGGCAGCCCGTGCATGCGGTTGCCGACGGCACCGTCGTCGAGATCCTGGACGATCTGGAAGCCAATGTCCCCGGCATCCTGCCGGCGTCGGATCCCGTCCTGGCCGCCAAGCTGACCGTGGAGAACGTCGACGGCAACCACATCATCCTGGATCTCGGTGATGGCGTGTACGCGATGTACGCCCACCTCGACAAGGGCTCGCTGTTGGTCAAGAAAGGCGACAAGGTCACGAAAGGTCAGCAGATCGCCAAGCTGGGCAACACCGGCAATTCCAACGCACCGCACCTGCACTTCCAGCTGATGAACGGCCCGTCGCTGCTCGAAGCCGACGGACTGCCCTACGTCATCGAGGGCTTCAGCTACCAGGGTCAGGTCAGCACCGAGGCCGTCTGGAACTCCGACAACTATCTCAGCGGCGCGTTCCTCGGCGCCGAGCAACTGCCCCTACCGCAACTGCGCCAGGACCAATTACCGTTGCTGCTGGCTACCGTAACCTTCGCTCTGGGATAAGGCTTGCACCGTGGACATTTTCGAGGAATGGCAAAGCGGCGGAACGGAATTGAGTTGGAAGTCGACGACGGCCGCCAACGAGGGCAAGGACGTCACCGTGTTCACCCGGCGCTACGGCACCGAAGGCGCGCCCGCCCTGGTGCTGGTGCACGGCTTCCCGACGTCAAGCATCGACTTCTTCGCCTTGGCGCGTGAACTGGAGTCCGAGTTCGACATCTACACGTTGGACTTCCCCGGGTATGGGTTGTCCGACAAGCCGCCGGAGCCACACGTGTATTCGCTCTACGACGACGCGCAGCTATTGGTGCACATGATCACCTCCGTGTGGGGGCTGACCGAGTACCGGATGCTGACCCATGATCGCGGCAGCAGCATCGGCATGATCGCGCTCGGGCTGTTGGCCGACGCCGAACAACCGCTGCCGGTCGATCACATCATCACCAACGGCAACGTCTACCTTCCGCTGTCCAATCTGACCGCCTTTCAGACCGCGCTGCTCGACCCGAAGACGGGACGGCGCGCGGCCGCGGAAGTGACGCCGGAGTTGCTGGCCGCCGGCCTCGGGCAAACCTGCTTCATGCCGCGTCGGGTATTGGAAGACCCTGAGCTGACCGCCCTGGCGAAATGCTTTGCGCACGACGACGGAATGCGCGTCCTGCCCGACACCATTCAATACCTGCGCGAGCGCGCAGCCGATGAAAAGAGTTGGCTCGAAAAGCTTTCCGCGCTGCCCATGAACGTCACCCTGATCTGGGGGCTGCATGACTCGGTTTCCCCGCTACGCGTGGCCAACCATGTCTGGCAGGCGTATCTGCGGGAAATGCCTGGCCGCAGCCGTTATTGGGTGGTGCCGACGGCCGATCACTATGTGCAGAACGACGCACCCGCGGAACTTGCCCAGATCATCCGGATCACGGCGCAGGGTGACGACATCACGCTGCAGTTGCAGACCCTCGGGGACCGCCCAGACGGTGCGGTACTGGTGGATCAGCTGGATAAGTCCTGACAGCTGAGGACTGGGTTCGGAAAGCCAGTCACATCCGCCCCAATCACCACATCAGTCTCTCCGCCAGCAGGCAGGCTTCCTGCCCGGCTTGTAGCGACAAACACTCTGCCACAACACTTGTCGCTACAAGCCGGGCAGAGATCCACCTTCCCGACGGAGAGGCCAAAGTGACGGATGTGACATAGGAAGCGTACGCCGCAGGTGTCGGCGCATCTGCCCCAATCACCACATCAGTCTCTCCGCCAGCCGGCAGGCTTCCTGCCCGGCTTTGTAGCGACAAACACTCTGCCACAACGCTTGTCGCTACAAGCCGGGCACAGATCCACCTTCCTGGCGGAGAGACCAAAGTGACGGATGTGACTAAGCCGGCAGCGCACGCCGCGCGGCCGACGCGCCAGCCCCACCCCTACCCCGTGATGACCGGCAACTTCGCCCACCCGCGCACGCTACTGGTGTGCGCCATCTGTGCACCGGAGTAATCCACTTCCCAATCCGGCCAACGCTTGAGCACTTCTTCCAACGCCACCCGGGCCTGCATGCGTGCCAGCGCCGACCCCAGGCAGAAGTGCAGTCCATGCCCAAAGCTGAGATGGGGGGCGCCGCGATGGATGTCGAACGCCTCGCCGTTGGGGTACCTGCGCTCGTCCCGATTCGCGGAACCGTTGAGCAGCAACATGACCGATCCCTCGGGAATGGTCACCCCATAATGCTCGACATCGTGCGCGACATACCGCGCTTGCACGGGCGAGGGCGCCTGGTAGCGCAGCACCTCCTCGATGGCCATCGGAATCAGCGATGGGTTGGCCACCAGTTCTCGGCGCTGGTCGGGGTGCTCGCCCAACAGTTGACCGATGAACCCGATCAGGCGCGTCGTCGTCTCGTTACCCGCCCCGGCGATCATGGTCGTGTACATCAACACTTCGGTCCGTGTCAGCCGCCGCAGCACCCCGCCGTCTTCTATCTCGGCGTTGATCAGCTGCGTCATCAGATCATCGGAGGGATGCTCCATCCGCCAATCGATGTAGTCGGAGAAGACCTGATAGCTCTTCTCGAACAGGTCGTCCGAGACGGCCGTGAACGTACCCTCCTTGAGGCTGATCGCCCGCCCCCCACGATCGCGGATGGCGGCCTGCGAATCCTCGGGTATGCCCAGCAGATAACCGATCGTGCGCATCGGGACCATCGCGCCCAGATTCTCGATGAAGTCGAACCTGCCCGTGCCGACCAACGGATCCAGCGCACGCACACAGAAGTCACGCGTCAGCGGCTCGATCGCCTCCATCCGCCGCGGCGTGAAAACCCTTGACAGCAAACGCCGGTGCAGATCGTGCAGCGGCGGGTCCTCGAAAAGTATGACGCCCGGCGGAATATCGACGCCGCTCATGATGATGTCCATGGTGGTGCCGCGACCGGACCGGTAGGTGTTCCAATTCGTCAGCTCGGGCGCGACATCGTCATACCGGCTCAACGCGTAGAAGTTGTACTTCTCGTTGTAGTACAGCGGCGCTTCATCGCGCATCCGCTTCCAGATCGGGTACGGGTCGTCGTCGATCTCGAAATCGAATGGATCGTAGTAGATCTCGGTCGTGCCGGCGCCGGTCATGCTGTCTCCACGCGCGTTAGACGGGCAGCTTCGGGCAATACAACCTCGCCCACTCGCTTGAGATACGGCCACGCAATCTCCGGCGGCAGTCCACCGCACAACGGCGACAAGTGCAGCACTTGGCCGGCGCGAACTCGTGAAATCGCTTCCGGGACAGAGTAGATCACGTGTGATCCTCCCACTTCGCGCAATTCGTCGACGGTGTCCACATGGGAAAAGCCCGCAGACACTTCGTTGCCAGGGTTCCACGCCGCGTAGGTCCGCACGTCGTGGAGCAGATGCTCGCCGATTTCCGCCCAGGCCTGGTCGACATCGTCTGCGACAAAAATCACCGAGGGCGCGTCCCGGTCGGGCAGGATCGTCCCGCCGATCGGGTGTCCGTGCTTGCGGCACGCCGCCTCGTAGGCCTCCTGCATGCCAGGAACATTGGCGTTGGCCAACAGGCTCAGCCCGTACCGACCGGCGCGGCGCGCCGCCGCCACGCTGCCGCCGCCCCACGTCAACGCCGGCCCGCCGGCCGTCAGCGGCTTGGGCGTCACGTTGATCCGCCGCCCGTCCTGCACCACTTCCTCCCCGGCAAGCAACCGCCGCAGCAGGGAAAGTTTCTCGTCGGCAAGGGGCCCGCGTTCGCCGAGCGAAACGCCGAACATTTCATACTCTTCCGGCCGGTAACCCAGCGCCAGAATGTAGGAAGCCCGTCCGCCGCTGATGATGTCGAGGATCGCTATATCTTCGGCCAGTCGCACCGGGTCGTAGAACGGCAGAACCAGGATCAGACTCAGCGCCATGCGTCGGGTGCGCGCGGCGATCGACGACGCCAACATCAGCGGCGCGGGCAGGTAGCCGTCTTCGGACCCATGGTGTTCGCACAACACGGCGGCCAGTCCGCCGTGATCCTCGGACCATGCGCACATCTCGATCGCCGCGCCATACAGCGCCTCTGGTTTGGCGCCGAATGCCGGGGCCCGCATGTCGAAGCGCAGCATGTACACGGCGACTCCTAGCCGACCTAATATTTGTCTCAGTACGCTACGTGGGACCCGCGAGCGCGGTCAACCGCCACGCCCGCGGAGGGTTGGCAACTTACATCTGGTCCGGATACTGTAACGTCGGCGAACGAATGGCCAGGGAAAAGGGGAACGATGACAACGGCGTCAGACTTGTTGGGTTACGAGGGAAAACGCGTTCTGGTGGTCGGTGGCGCGACCGGGATGGGTGCCGCCACGGCGCAGATCGCAAAGTCCCTGGGAGCGCACGTCACCGTGGCGGACTACGCCTCGGTCGACTATGAGGTCGACCGGGTGATCCAGGTCGACCTGAGCGACCAGGATTCGATCGACCGCGCGGTCGACGAACTCGACGGGCCGGTCGACTCGCTGTTCTCGGCGGCGGGCGTCGCCGACGGGCCGAAACTGATGCGGGTCAACTTCATTGGGCACCGTCACCTGATCGACCGATTGTTCGCAAAGGACTTGATCAACAAGGGCGCAGCCATCTGCTTCATCTCGTCGGTGGCCGGCATGGGCTGGGAGAACAACCTCGAACTGGTGCTGGACTTCCTGGCCACGCCCGACTACAAGGCGGCCAACGACTGGGTTGCCGAACGCGAAGCCCAGGGCTTCATCCACTACGGTTTCAGCAAGCAGGTGATTAACGCCTACGTCGCCTGGCAGGGTTACCACTTCCTGAAGAAGGGAGTCCGCATCAACGCGGTCTGCCCCGGCCCCACCGACACTCCCCTGGCGCGCGCGAACGCCGACCTGTGGCTGAGCTTCGCCCAGGACTTCCGCGACGACACGGGCAGTGCCGTGCTGACTCCCGAGGACATCGGCAAGGCGATGATCATGCTCAACAGCGCCGCCTCGGCCGCCATCAACGGCATCACCCTCAACGTTGACAACGGGCACGCCATGGCGTCGATCACCGGCTCGTGGGCGCCCGGCAAGGCGATCATGGACCTCATCACCGGTCGGGTCCAATTGGCTTAAGCGCCACGCTTATTCGAGTATCCGCACATCGGGCACGTTGACGGCCCCTACGGCGGCTGCTAGCTTCCGGATCAAATATTCGGTATCCATTCGTCACTGCAGCCGAAGGGGCCACGATGGCCAATCCCGAAGAAAAGACATATCGCGTAGTTGTCTGGTCGACGGGGGGCATCGGGTCCATCGCCATCCGCACCGCCCACCAGCGTCCGAACCTCGATCTCGTTGGGGTATGGGTGCACTCGCCGGAAAAGGACGGCAAGGACGCCGGCGAGTTGGCCAACGGCGAGCCGATCGGCCTGAAGGCAACCACTGACGCCGACGCGCTCATCGCCCTCAAGCCCGACTGCATCATCTACGCGGCCAGCGGGCCCGAACGCGACGCGCTGGCCATCCCGGACTACGTGCGGTTGCTCCAAGCCGGCATCAACGTCGTCACCACCAGCACCACCCGGCTGGTGAATCCGCATGCCTACCAACCGACCGAGTGGCGCGACCAACTGGTGACCGCCGCGAAGCAAGGTCAGGTCTCGCTGTACGCCTCAGGAATCGAACCCGGCTTCGCCGCCGACTATCTGCCCCTCGTGCTGTCCACCCAGTCGTCGTCCGTGGAAAAGATCCACGCCTACGAAATCGGTCTGTACGACGACTACGGGGTGCCCGACATCATGAGCGACGCCCTGGGCTTCGGTCGGCCACTCGACTACCAACCGTGGATCGGATTCCCCGGCGCCATCACCGGCGAATGGCAGGGCCAAATCCGGTTGGTGGCGGAGGCACTCGGTATTCCCGTCGACGAATTCCGCGAGACGTTCGATCGCGCGGTCACCGAGCGGACGCTCGAAGTCGCGATGGGCACGGTCGAGGCCGGGACGTGTGGCGCGATCCGCATGCAGGCGATCGGCGTCGCCGACGGCCGCGACGTCATCACCATCGAGCACGTCACCCGGCTCGCGCACGACGTCGCCCCCGACTGGCCACGCGGCATCGGCGACCTGTCCTACCGCATCCAGATCACCGGCGACCCCGACATCGACTGCACCTTGGCCGCCACGCTCAAAGATCCCCGCAAGGCCGGCGTCGGCCATATGACGTCGGGCGCGGGCGCGATGGTGGCCACGGCGATGCGCGTCGTCAACGCCATCCCCTACGTCGTCGCCGCCGAACCCGGCCTGCTGAGTGCCGTGGATCTCCCCCTCACCATCCCCCAACACGCGTACCTCCCCGCCCGATAACCCCCGCGAGCAGACACAAACTTGTACCAAACCCCAAGGATTTATACGAGTTTGCGTCTGCTCGCGGTAAAAAGGCGGGGTGCCAAATCCACTCGAGGAGCTGACGCTCGAGCAACTGCGCGCCCAGCGCACGAGCATGAAGTGGCGCAGGCACCCTGCCGACGTGCTGCCGCTCTGGGTGGCCGAGATGGACGTGCACCTCGCACCGACGGTCGCCGAAGCCCTTCATCGCGCCATCGACGACGGCGACACCGGATACCCGCACGGCAAGGTGTACGCGAAGGCGGTCCGCGAATTCGCTTCGCGGCGTTGGCATTGGGACGACATCGCCATCAGCCGGACGGCCGTCGTTCCCGACGTCATGCTCGGGATCGTCGAAGTGCTGCGGCTGGTCACCGAGCGCGGCGACACCGTCATCGTGAACAGCCCCGTATATGCCCCGTTCTACGCCTTCGTATCCCATGACGGCCGCCGCGTCGTCGAGGCGCCGCTCGGCGAGGACGGCCGACTCGACCTGGCAGCGCTCGAGGAGGCCTTCGCACAGGCCC
Protein-coding regions in this window:
- a CDS encoding M23 family metallopeptidase, whose translation is MTRQRGRSALRKTLAVIALALTVGGCTSSTPSGPAASAPSGAPAPSNAVAGIKVPDAFTPLTVAPISQPTFPFPGTDNKYHLAFDVQLTNSTAAPATLSAVDVVDAGDPNKVLASFGGVQLVDPACNYGNCNRLRQLTQEPSTDADIAPQTSRTLLIDFALDKPEQFPKAVMLRLHGTGAAHPGAKDAGPFVTLGYPFDISAGKPRQIAPPLRGNNWVAFNGCCDPGWGHRDAILPVNMKLNNSQRFAIDWMRTDDQGNFYTGDRTKNESYVSFGQPVHAVADGTVVEILDDLEANVPGILPASDPVLAAKLTVENVDGNHIILDLGDGVYAMYAHLDKGSLLVKKGDKVTKGQQIAKLGNTGNSNAPHLHFQLMNGPSLLEADGLPYVIEGFSYQGQVSTEAVWNSDNYLSGAFLGAEQLPLPQLRQDQLPLLLATVTFALG
- a CDS encoding alpha/beta fold hydrolase, whose product is MDIFEEWQSGGTELSWKSTTAANEGKDVTVFTRRYGTEGAPALVLVHGFPTSSIDFFALARELESEFDIYTLDFPGYGLSDKPPEPHVYSLYDDAQLLVHMITSVWGLTEYRMLTHDRGSSIGMIALGLLADAEQPLPVDHIITNGNVYLPLSNLTAFQTALLDPKTGRRAAAEVTPELLAAGLGQTCFMPRRVLEDPELTALAKCFAHDDGMRVLPDTIQYLRERAADEKSWLEKLSALPMNVTLIWGLHDSVSPLRVANHVWQAYLREMPGRSRYWVVPTADHYVQNDAPAELAQIIRITAQGDDITLQLQTLGDRPDGAVLVDQLDKS
- a CDS encoding cytochrome P450, whose amino-acid sequence is MTGAGTTEIYYDPFDFEIDDDPYPIWKRMRDEAPLYYNEKYNFYALSRYDDVAPELTNWNTYRSGRGTTMDIIMSGVDIPPGVILFEDPPLHDLHRRLLSRVFTPRRMEAIEPLTRDFCVRALDPLVGTGRFDFIENLGAMVPMRTIGYLLGIPEDSQAAIRDRGGRAISLKEGTFTAVSDDLFEKSYQVFSDYIDWRMEHPSDDLMTQLINAEIEDGGVLRRLTRTEVLMYTTMIAGAGNETTTRLIGFIGQLLGEHPDQRRELVANPSLIPMAIEEVLRYQAPSPVQARYVAHDVEHYGVTIPEGSVMLLLNGSANRDERRYPNGEAFDIHRGAPHLSFGHGLHFCLGSALARMQARVALEEVLKRWPDWEVDYSGAQMAHTSSVRGWAKLPVITG
- a CDS encoding LLM class flavin-dependent oxidoreductase; amino-acid sequence: MYMLRFDMRAPAFGAKPEALYGAAIEMCAWSEDHGGLAAVLCEHHGSEDGYLPAPLMLASSIAARTRRMALSLILVLPFYDPVRLAEDIAILDIISGGRASYILALGYRPEEYEMFGVSLGERGPLADEKLSLLRRLLAGEEVVQDGRRINVTPKPLTAGGPALTWGGGSVAAARRAGRYGLSLLANANVPGMQEAYEAACRKHGHPIGGTILPDRDAPSVIFVADDVDQAWAEIGEHLLHDVRTYAAWNPGNEVSAGFSHVDTVDELREVGGSHVIYSVPEAISRVRAGQVLHLSPLCGGLPPEIAWPYLKRVGEVVLPEAARLTRVETA
- a CDS encoding SDR family oxidoreductase; amino-acid sequence: MTTASDLLGYEGKRVLVVGGATGMGAATAQIAKSLGAHVTVADYASVDYEVDRVIQVDLSDQDSIDRAVDELDGPVDSLFSAAGVADGPKLMRVNFIGHRHLIDRLFAKDLINKGAAICFISSVAGMGWENNLELVLDFLATPDYKAANDWVAEREAQGFIHYGFSKQVINAYVAWQGYHFLKKGVRINAVCPGPTDTPLARANADLWLSFAQDFRDDTGSAVLTPEDIGKAMIMLNSAASAAINGITLNVDNGHAMASITGSWAPGKAIMDLITGRVQLA
- a CDS encoding NAD(P)H-dependent amine dehydrogenase family protein yields the protein MANPEEKTYRVVVWSTGGIGSIAIRTAHQRPNLDLVGVWVHSPEKDGKDAGELANGEPIGLKATTDADALIALKPDCIIYAASGPERDALAIPDYVRLLQAGINVVTTSTTRLVNPHAYQPTEWRDQLVTAAKQGQVSLYASGIEPGFAADYLPLVLSTQSSSVEKIHAYEIGLYDDYGVPDIMSDALGFGRPLDYQPWIGFPGAITGEWQGQIRLVAEALGIPVDEFRETFDRAVTERTLEVAMGTVEAGTCGAIRMQAIGVADGRDVITIEHVTRLAHDVAPDWPRGIGDLSYRIQITGDPDIDCTLAATLKDPRKAGVGHMTSGAGAMVATAMRVVNAIPYVVAAEPGLLSAVDLPLTIPQHAYLPAR